In Actinacidiphila yeochonensis CN732, a genomic segment contains:
- a CDS encoding LysE/ArgO family amino acid transporter, with amino-acid sequence MHTSLVAALAGLGTGLSLIVAIGAQNAFVLRQGLRREHVLIVVAVCAVSDLALIGAGVGGVGALIGRRPAAVEAVAWLGGAFLCGYGVLAARRALRPDRLTAEAGRRLSPRAAAVTCVALTWLNPHVYVDTVLLLGSVANSYGADRWPFGAGACAASVLWFSGLGFGARLLSGPFSRPSSWRVLDGVIACTMVALGVRMALNG; translated from the coding sequence ATGCACACGTCTCTTGTCGCTGCCTTGGCGGGTCTTGGCACAGGTTTGTCGCTCATCGTGGCCATCGGCGCGCAGAACGCCTTCGTCCTGCGCCAGGGCCTGCGCCGTGAGCACGTGCTGATCGTGGTGGCGGTGTGCGCCGTCTCCGACCTGGCGCTGATCGGCGCGGGGGTCGGCGGCGTCGGCGCGTTGATCGGGCGGCGGCCGGCGGCGGTGGAGGCCGTCGCGTGGCTCGGCGGCGCGTTCCTCTGCGGGTACGGGGTGCTGGCCGCGCGGCGCGCCCTGCGGCCGGACCGGCTCACCGCGGAGGCCGGCCGGCGCCTGTCGCCGCGCGCCGCCGCCGTCACGTGTGTCGCGCTGACCTGGCTCAACCCGCACGTGTACGTGGACACCGTGCTGCTGCTGGGCTCGGTCGCCAACAGCTACGGCGCCGATCGGTGGCCGTTCGGCGCGGGGGCCTGCGCGGCCAGCGTGCTGTGGTTCAGCGGGCTGGGGTTCGGCGCGCGGCTGCTGAGCGGGCCGTTCTCCCGCCCGTCGTCGTGGCGGGTGCTCGACGGGGTGATCGCCTGCACGATGGTCGCCCTCGGTGTGCGGATGGCTCTGAACGGCTAG
- a CDS encoding LysR family transcriptional regulator ArgP, with the protein MADLPLELVRTLLAVVDEGTFDAAAAVLHVTPSAVSQRVKALEQRTGRVLLLRTKPVRLTPSGEAVERFGRQVARLERDAAAELGMAGAAGPTILPIAVNADSLATWFLPALAEAAAGREGLAFDLHREDEDHTAALLREGRVMAAVTSSPRAVQGCSVRPLGRMRYRAMATPAFAARWLGGGPLPEALPGAPAVVFDRKDGLQDTFLRSVAPDREPTSARHAMPSTEAYLEAVAYGLGWGMIPQLQAGTHPAAAGLVELAPRHPVDVPLYWQQWRLDSPALGDVATAVERAAAAALER; encoded by the coding sequence GTGGCCGACCTGCCGCTCGAACTCGTGCGCACCCTGCTGGCGGTCGTCGACGAAGGCACCTTCGACGCCGCGGCGGCGGTCCTGCACGTGACGCCCTCGGCGGTGAGCCAGCGGGTGAAGGCACTGGAGCAGCGCACCGGGCGGGTGCTGCTGCTCCGCACGAAGCCGGTCCGGCTCACCCCCTCCGGGGAGGCGGTGGAGCGCTTCGGGCGGCAGGTCGCGCGGCTGGAGCGGGACGCCGCCGCCGAACTCGGCATGGCGGGCGCGGCGGGCCCGACCATCCTGCCGATCGCCGTCAACGCCGACTCGCTGGCCACCTGGTTCCTGCCCGCGCTGGCCGAGGCCGCCGCCGGGCGCGAAGGGCTGGCGTTCGACCTGCACCGCGAGGACGAGGACCACACGGCCGCCCTGCTGCGCGAGGGCCGGGTGATGGCGGCGGTCACCTCCTCGCCCCGGGCGGTGCAGGGCTGCTCGGTGCGCCCGCTGGGGCGGATGCGCTACCGGGCCATGGCCACCCCCGCCTTCGCGGCCCGCTGGCTCGGCGGCGGTCCGCTGCCGGAGGCGCTGCCCGGCGCGCCGGCGGTGGTCTTCGACCGCAAGGACGGCCTCCAGGACACCTTCCTGCGCTCCGTCGCGCCGGACCGGGAGCCCACCTCGGCCCGGCACGCCATGCCGTCGACGGAGGCCTACCTCGAAGCGGTGGCGTACGGGCTGGGCTGGGGCATGATCCCGCAGCTCCAGGCCGGCACCCACCCCGCCGCCGCGGGGCTGGTCGAGCTCGCCCCGCGGCACCCCGTGGACGTGCCGCTGTACTGGCAGCAGTGGCGGCTGGACTCCCCGGCGCTGGGCGACGTGGCCACGGCGGTGGAACGGGCCGCGGCCGCCGCACTGGAACGGTGA
- a CDS encoding putative glycolipid-binding domain-containing protein, with protein MLTWRIPESDGFETAWAQWNGGGLRARGRVVGTRPEPYWLDYELVTAADWTTRRLRVSAETAGGVRALDLRRHDDGDWSVDGVPAPELAGALDCDLGLSALTNTLPVRRRGLHRVPGERSFTMAMVRVPDLAVVPSVQTYTHLGPGRVRYASGSFHADLTVDADALVLEYPGMARRLERREVPPTPA; from the coding sequence ATGTTGACGTGGCGGATCCCGGAGAGCGACGGCTTCGAGACCGCGTGGGCGCAGTGGAACGGGGGCGGCCTGCGGGCCCGCGGCCGGGTTGTCGGCACCCGTCCTGAGCCCTACTGGCTCGACTACGAGCTGGTCACGGCGGCCGACTGGACGACCCGCCGGCTGCGGGTGAGCGCCGAGACCGCCGGCGGCGTGCGGGCGCTGGACCTGCGGCGCCACGACGACGGCGACTGGTCCGTGGACGGGGTGCCGGCGCCGGAGCTGGCCGGCGCCCTCGACTGCGACCTGGGGCTGTCGGCGCTGACCAACACGCTGCCGGTGCGCCGCCGCGGCCTGCACCGGGTCCCCGGCGAGCGGAGCTTCACCATGGCGATGGTGCGGGTGCCGGACCTGGCCGTCGTCCCGTCGGTCCAGACCTACACCCACCTCGGGCCCGGCCGCGTCCGGTACGCCTCGGGCTCCTTCCACGCCGACCTGACGGTGGACGCCGACGCGCTGGTGCTGGAGTACCCGGGCATGGCCCGCCGCCTGGAGCGGCGCGAGGTGCCGCCCACCCCCGCCTGA
- the ykgO gene encoding type B 50S ribosomal protein L36: MKVRNSLRSLKNRPGAQIVRRRGRVYVINRKDPRGKSRQG; encoded by the coding sequence ATGAAGGTCCGCAACTCCCTTCGCTCCCTGAAGAACCGCCCGGGCGCCCAGATCGTCCGGCGCCGCGGCAGGGTCTACGTCATCAACCGCAAGGACCCGCGCGGCAAGTCCCGTCAGGGCTGA
- a CDS encoding DinB family protein, with amino-acid sequence MTGSDVKADLRLYLRDAREALLWKLDGLSEYGVRRPMTPTGTNLLGLVKHLTGAEAAYFGEMFGRPVQAPPLWIAGGAEPNADLWATADETREQIVDDYRRVCAHSDVTIESLPLDTVGRVPWHPRPELPLRRILVHMIAETQRHAGHADIVRELIDGAAGQRPGSRNLAPGDPAWWEGYRRRLEQAAEDADPGV; translated from the coding sequence ATGACCGGATCGGATGTGAAGGCGGATCTCCGCCTGTACCTGCGGGACGCCCGCGAGGCGCTGCTGTGGAAGCTGGACGGCCTGTCGGAGTACGGCGTGCGCCGGCCCATGACGCCGACGGGAACCAACCTGCTCGGGCTGGTGAAGCACCTGACCGGCGCCGAAGCGGCGTACTTCGGCGAGATGTTCGGCCGGCCGGTCCAGGCGCCGCCGCTCTGGATCGCGGGGGGCGCCGAGCCGAACGCCGACCTGTGGGCGACCGCCGACGAGACGCGCGAGCAGATCGTCGACGACTACCGCCGGGTGTGCGCTCACTCCGACGTGACGATCGAGTCGCTTCCCCTCGACACGGTCGGCCGGGTGCCGTGGCATCCGCGGCCGGAACTGCCCCTGCGCCGGATTCTCGTGCACATGATCGCCGAGACCCAGCGGCATGCCGGCCACGCCGACATCGTCCGTGAACTCATCGACGGCGCCGCGGGCCAGCGGCCCGGGAGCCGCAACCTGGCGCCCGGCGATCCTGCCTGGTGGGAGGGGTATCGAAGGCGGCTGGAACAGGCGGCCGAGGACGCGGACCCCGGCGTGTAG